The genomic region ggccgggggcgtagctgtcgatctgctcaaggtggccagtcgagttggcacgtagtgcgaagccgccgaatatgaaaattTGGCCTGGGACGAAAGTCTCCCCAGAGACGGCATCGTTgtggatgatcgaacgagccatcgaaccttctgtcgacagCACAGAGAAACTATcaaggaaagcaccaatgtcagtgttaaaaccggccatctcgggtagggggtcccgaactgtgcgtctgaggatcaaaggtaataggaggcaggggacacgatgtttacccaggttcgggccctcttgatggaggtaataccctacttcctgcttgattgactttgatgagtataggggttacaagagttgatctacctcgagatcgtaatggctaaaccctagatgtctagactatctgattatgattgcctctacggactaaaccctccggtttatatagacaccggagggccctagggttgtacagagtcggtttacagagaaaggaatctttacatctgaacgccaagcttgtcatccacgtaaaggagagtcccatccggatacgggggaaggccttcgatcttgtatcttcttggcccatcagtctggcccatatcacatagcccggacgcccggagacccggagaccccctaatccaggacatcCTCGGTGGCCGACTGAACCCAAAGAGGAGGGAGTTGAGTTTATACATGTCTCCTCCCAGATCCCTCTCTCCCCTGGGCTATCACAGTTATCTAGTCTGGGCTTTGAGCCTGCCCAGTTAATCAACTCATCGGCCCACTCCTGAATAATTTCATTCCCACGAATAACTATTTTCTGTCTAGTATAGTCTAGCTTCGCCACACAATCAGAAGCACATATCGTAAAATCATCATGCCCAATTTCTTACCAATAGTTAGGTATTTTTGAGGCTTTTTCCATAAGCTTTTTAACTATCCATCCATATAAATAGTTATTTCCATTTTTACCATCATCCTCTTCATAATTTTCCTCCTTGCAATTTATTTTTGCAGGGGTTCTATCAATACTTCCACATTTTTTTTGCTTCTTCTATTTTTACTAACATGCATAGAAATTCTAGGCTCAATACCAACATCCTTATCAAGCAGGTAGTGGCAAGCTCTATCCATGACCAGAGTCTTCACAGTTTCTTCTAACGAGTCCCCGGCCTCCTCATCAGCGTCCTCCCCGGCCAGCAACCAGAAGCGATTGCCGGCGGGGGAGGCGCCTATTCCGTCGGAGCGGACCTGGAGAGGCTGAGGAGGCGCGGTGAGCGGCGGGGGAAACGTGGGGAGCGCCTGGGCACCTGTGCCTTCCGCTTCTTCTTCCCCCCGTTGCTGCTCCCGACTAGATCTGGCTCTGTATCCCATTCCTCTGCCTCCAACTCCATCTCCTCCTTGTTGTCCTCGATCGGGATCGGAACCCAGCGCGTCCCCGGGGTGGGGATGGCCATCACCGCCCCGACCACGAACTCCTCCGGCCCAGCTGGAAAGCGGCGGCGAGAGCGGAATTCCCACCACTTCGCCTTCTGAGCCTGATCCCCAAATTCGGTCTCCTCCATGGCCCAAACCAGAGCAGCGAGCGAGCTAACCGGCTCACCCATCGGAGTGGTGAACCTATTCGGGGTGAGCCTCTCGTCCTCTTCCACCGTCAGGTTTCTGAAGATGCGCTTCGCCACGCACCGCATCTCCTTCCTGGTGGAGAACCAGGAGATGATCTCCTGCGCCCTCTCCAACCTCGCCTCGTCGCCGCTCGCCAGCTCCACCATGGACTTCTCCATCCTCATCCTCCAGTCTGCCATCCTCTCGACGctttgcttcctctctctctcaggGCGAGGGGGGCGCTCGCTGTGATGGGTGAAGGGAGGATTCTGGATGAATTGCGTCTCCCAGCCATCGAGCAGTGGGGATTTATTGCCCACTATCCGCCCGCATTTATGGTGGTCGTTCGCCTCGAAATNNNNNNNNNNNNNNNNNNNNNNNNNNNNNNNNNNNNNNNNNNNNNNNNNNNNNNNNNNNNNNNNNNNNNNNNNNNNNNNNNNNNNNNNNNNNNNNNNNNNNNNNNNNNNNNNNNNNNNNNNNNNNNNNNNNNNNNNNNNNNNNNNNNNNNNNNNNNNNNNNNNNNNNNNNNNNNNNNNNNNNNNNNNNNNNNNNNNNNNNNNNNNNNNNNNNNNNNNNNNNNNNNNNNNNNNNNNNNNNNNNNNNNNNNNNNNNNNNNNNNNNNNNNNNNNNNNNNNNNNNNNNCTTTCCCAATCGAGCGAATTCCCAACGCAAGCAATATGGCACGGAAACCAAACCTTCGATCGCCATGAAATTGCTTCCTCGCCACGCAATCCTCGGCTATCAATCACTTGATTCTCCTCATCGAGCAGATGGACACGACGAATCATACCTTGAACCACCACCGCGCCGTTGCGGTAGCAGAGAAGCCCCGCCACAAAGAGGCAGGGGATGTAGAGAGCCGGCCACCTCTTGTCTCCCGTCGTCTTCCCCTCCCCCGCGCTCCGCTCGTCGCTGGCAAGCCCATCTCGAACGCTCGGCTGGGGCTCGAGCGAATCGCCCGAGTCACCCTGTCTGTTGCGTGTTTCAGTCGTCATCCGATTCGCTACCTACCTTGGGTCGTAAGTTTTTTTCTTAAATGTGCTATAGATGAGTGTATTATTGCAAATAACATGTGTATTGTTTGATCTATCCATTGAGTACCCATCGGGTATAAGTATGGGTAAAGTGTCATATTCGTGGGTATGGGTAGAATTTTATACCCATTGACTACAATGTGgatatggtattgctctacccgccTTATACCTTAACCATTGCCATCCTTAATCATATGGTATTGCTCTAGCCGCCTCATACCCTAACCATTGCCATCCTTAATCAAAGACAGTAAAAAAACCGAAATAAGCAAAGATGAAAGTATGCCAGCTTGCATTACTCAACAACTATTATGGCATCGCAGCATTAACTGGACATTATCACATTGTGCAACAGCGTAGCACCACCAAATCCATCCACACACACAACGTCAATACCCAGCGATGTCTAAGGTTACAgagaaaaggataaaaagaaagaaCTCAACATCCGGAAGCAGAGAAGACAACAACAGATTAGTCTCAAATGACAAGCTACAACGTAAAATGCTTCTGgatatgatgatgttgatatgTAACAAGGCACGTGAAGAAGAAGACCTGCCCAAGCTCGTTCGTTCGTTGCCAACCGGCCAGCCTTCTCGTTGCAGCTCTCCATGGTCAGAGCTCGGAAGAAGAAGCTCACATGAGGCGGATGCTGGGGTGATTCACGACGATGGAGCCGAGATCATCCCGCGGATTACCATCATACACGCCGTGGTACTCCTGCCTGGGGCTGCTGCCGGTGCTGCTGGACACCGACCCGAAGGCGGTCCTCTGCAGGACCCCCACCGGCGACGACTCCAGCGGGCTCGAGTCCCAGGCGTCCGTCATGAGGTTCAGCGACGCCGACAGGTAGTTCTTGGCCTCCATGTTGCCGCCATTGTTCTTGTTCAGAGCCTCCCCCAGTGGCCCGCCCATGGACGAGTCGCGGAACATGGGCATCCAGTTCGCCTCCCCCTCGTccttcgccgccgctgccgccgtggcCGCGACGCTGAGGCCGATGGGGCTGTACTCGCGGCTCAGCTTGAGGGGCGACAGCATGAGCTTCTCGTGGATGGGGGACGTGGAGGCCGACGACAGGTCGGAGGACGCCATCGGAGCGGCGGACACCGAGAGCTGCTGGGTCCGCTGATGAGCCAGCTGCATGTTCTCGGCGTCCGGCCATGAGAGGCCTCCCCCTCCCTGCCCCTGCTGCGACGGCGTCCTCGGCCAGTCCGCGAAGTGCTGCAGGGAGAGCGAGCTCTGCTGCTCGCTCGAGAGCGCTCGCTGCGAGGTGAGCAGGTTGACGTTCTCCAGGGAGCTGTGGGGGGAGCTCATCAGCGAGTCGGAGGAAACCAGCCCGTAGTCCGGCCTCGAGCTCGTCACCTCGAAAGGATTGTGGTTATGATGTTCCTTTGAGAACGGGAACATGCTGCCCGTGTTGGTGTTCCTCGCGCTCATGGAGGTCAGCATCGAGAGGGTGTCCGAGTCCTGCACTTGCTCGCACTCGTGTTGCTGCTTGCTCGCCATTTCCCTGAAGAAGATTGATCAGCATGTGCTTGGTTAGTACTGTGCAGCATGGTACATATGACAGTTGGCATTTCAGGGCTGGTGCACATCATCAACAGAAGGAGACACTGATTGAGGTGGTAAAAGTAAATAAAACCGAGAGCACCGACTAACTGAAGTACTACATCAGACTATAGCACTACTGCCAGAGTTCTGTTGAGCATGTTGCATCTCCCCAAACTAGATCAGCTGGGGCTACTGGAAATGGTGATCCACAGGAAACAAAGCAGTTCGAGCCTTATAATAAACTCATGAAAGCGAATCAACGAAGGGCTCCCGACTGCTCAATATCACTGAAAATTTTAAGCATGGTGGTGCTAAAATGTTATCGCTCGGACTCATCACCCTCCTACTTCAAATTAGCAGAACCAAAATGGGCTAACATTTCAAATGATTTAGTGAGTAGAAACAACAGAGGAAAAAATGTATTGAAGATATCACAGCAGCAGTTATAGTCGGCCTACTATGCAAATATTGCATAACCTGTCATGTTCTGAAGTGAAGCACTCGAAACTGCTAGCTAGGAAAAAGGACATGGTTGCATGATGATGAGCGTACCTGTTGTATTGCAGTGAACAAGGATCAATGGTGCTGGCGGAGTAGCTCTTCAACGGCTGCTGCTCGTGGCAGatggcggcgccggcggtggctccgccgccgcccccggtGGCGAGAGCACCGGGCTGGGCGGCAGCAGCCGCCACCGTCGCAGGCATCGCTTTCGCGGCATGGCCAGGCTGGCCTTCCACATGCTTTCTTGAACGATGGCGTCCCCGGTTCATATGCCGCTCGCAGTACTTCTGGTCAGCGACGGCGTCCCTGGAGCACCGCCACTTCTTGCCGTCCGTCCGGCGGCACCGCCCGGGCTCCAGGTCCGCGCTCCCGGAGTAGCCCAGCTGGAAAGGCCCCCACCCCACTGCAAAGCAAAGCGCACATCCACGACCCGACGCAATCATGCACGCAAAGATCAGTAAAGTCGGACGGAATCCATCAATCAAACACTTGGCTTTTATCATGGTGAATGGAGCTTTTATCCTCTTTCTTGGCTTGCTGACTTACATGTGGAGGAGCCAAAGTAGGCGGACGGGTAGAGCGAGGTGACGCTCCGGCGGATGGGGACGAGGAGGCTGTGCGGCACGGCGATGTTGGCCGCCAGGTACTTGTAGATCAGGGCCTGGTGCTCCAGCTCCATCCACTGCGACGGCGTGAAGGGCCCCCTCACCCTGGCCATGGCGCCCTGGATGCTGGCGctcaagctcaccgagctcaaccCTGCCACCCATGATAATAATACAACACGCAGATGAGCAACAAGGCAGTGCAAGACAACAAGGCAAATCCAAGAAAATAAAGTGTACTTTCTTGACAGGGGCAAGCAAGCAACACGCGGGAGGAAATCTGAGCCAGGGTGTGGCTGCCAAGATCAGAAAACCAATACCAGATGAGAAAGAAGCACAGATTTGAATCTTTGATCTAATGCAACAACCTCGATCTGAGAGCGTGATGCTTTGCTTTGAATCTTTCTTGGGTGAGAAAAATGTGGGCTATTGGTGGCGTGGTGCCAAAGATCACACCTTTTTTTCAACCCATTTTGATCTTTTCTTCTTTAGGGAGGAGCATTATTTTACGAAAGGGGGTGACAAAAAGGAATCCATCCGCACGATCGCGCCGTTGAGGACAAGAAGAGTTCGTGGATGTCACCGGAAAGTGGCGGAGAAACTTGTCCAGGCAATTTCAAGAATGATCCCAATAAAAAGCCTattaaaatagtagcaaaaacggTGCTCTCCTTTTCTACAGATGGTGTGAACTCTTTCGAGCGACTGATCCAATCAAGGGAATGAAAAAGAAAATTGAAAAAGATGGAATCAAAGAAGTAGGAGCAGCTGAAAAGAAAGCTTGTGGTGATAAGGCTCCGAATCTAGGCGAAAATAGTAAAGAAGCGCGGTGTGAAAAgatgtttttttctctttttttctgaaCTCCATTTGATCTATGAGAAAAATTGCGTGATGGATGGCAACAAAAACAGCCGAAAATAAATCTCCCAACCCCACAGAAAGTGGTACTAGAATGAATCAAACAGCAAAAATGATTCTACTTCAGAAGAAATAGCAAGCTTTCCAATCGCCAGCATAAATCAAATCAAAGAGGAGCAAAGCTTCGGGAGCACGGGCTGCAGTCCCACCTAAGCAAGAAGCGGGCGTGCCGTAGTAGAGCGGCAGCGCGGcctgagcggcggcggcggcggaggggcaggagggCGGCTGCTGCGAGGAGGAGAAGCTGAGCATCTTCTCCCGGCCGTGCCCGGGGCTGCAGGTGCCCAGCAGGTATGGCGCGGCCGCCTTGACGGCCTCGGACACGGCGTCGCTGTCCCCGGCGACCCGGGCCTGCTTGGCGGCCGGCCTGCCGCCGCCCCACCCGTGCTCGTGACGCTCGtcggcctccgccgccgcggcaTTGCCCCTCCCGTGCTTGAGCAGCCTAGATCCGAGCATGCCGAGCTCCCCGCCGCCCACCCCCGCGTCCGCGGCCGCCATCAGCACCCCGCCCAGGTCCATGCTACGACCCGTCCTTCCCCCGCTCCCTCTCGCGGCTGGCTGCTAGTGCTGGCGGTGGTGGCTGCGGTCATGGGGCTGGGGCGGGGCGAGGGAGTGGAGCGGCGGCATCTCGCTTCTCTCGTGGCGTGGGGTGGGTGGTGGCTGGGACGGAGGGAGTCCTGTTGGTGTTTGTTGGCTGCGCTTGGGTTTTACGGAGGGGGAGGACGGGTGGTTGCGGTGGCCGGCTTGCGCTGGGGAAACCAGCCTGGTTTTCCTTTTGGGGGCAGAGGCGGACGGGGACAGGAGAGGGGAGCGCTGGGGTGTCAACATTGGGGAATAAATAGGCCTCCAATTAATTTCTCCCCCCTCCCTCTTTTTACCTTTTTACCGCCACCGTAAAACACAGCGATGTTGACAGCGTAGAGCGGCACCGGGCTTTCGTTTGCTCCTGgatgggcgtgttttcaccaccCAGCCAAACCACGTGCATGAGGCGAAATGTTTTTTTCGAGAATACGCCAAcggcgtaccttagctttatagaaggcagaGAATATTTACAAGAGATTACAATGCAAAGATCACGTCAACATGTGTCTAAGCTCCAACACACTCCACTCCCTCACCTAACGCGATTACTCAAAAAATTGTTGAACTCCTTTAGCTCCTGCCACAGCCCAAAGCTTTAGTTCTTCGAATATAAGCTCAGTCGTTCCCCCTTCATTTAGAATCCTAGCTCCACCAAACACCCTGCCATTCCTTTGTTTCCATAGACACCAGCAAATGAGAGCTATGAGCGTGTCGAAGCCTTTCCTCTTGGACTTGACAACTTGCTTCCTCCCTGCTGCCCACCAATCCTCCAACCTTGCGTGCTGCGTAGGAAGCAGGGCCAGGTTGATATTAGCCCTGGTGAAGCACTGGAACCAGACTTGCCGTGCGTACACGCATTGAAGTAGAATATGATCCACATTATCCTCCTCTTGATCACATAGGTAGCAAGGAGAGGTCCTATCTTGTAACCCATGCCTGAATCTCCTATCCGATGTCCACAGCCTGTATTGGACAGCTAGCCACACGTAGATTTTGCATGCTAGTGGCGCTTCATTCTTCCAGATGGCCGAGGATAGCTGAAACCTGATTCCTCCTTCACAGAGCATCTTATATGCCGAAACCGCAGAGTAGTCCCCATGTGTTATCCAAGCCCAAACTGGTTTATCCTCAATGCCCGCGGTGGGGTGCACCTCCATCAGTACTTCCCATAACTGAATGAACTGCGCCAGTCCATCAGTGTCCATGTCTCCCACGATATCATTTGTCCAAGCGTGCGAGGCTAAACCCTCCTGCACAGATCTCCTATTTGCAACTTGAGTTCTCACCTTGGTTGCAACCAGGGGGGCGATTTCCTCAATCCCGTATCCTCTGATCCACCTGTCTTTCCAGAACAACGTCCTTTTTCCATCTCCTATCTGCCATTGGACTAGGCTCGCAGATGACTCCATAACTCTCTTGTCCGCTGTCAGATGTAGTCCCTGCCAAGGTCTAGCAGCGTCTGTTCTTCGGAGCCATTCCCATCTCAGTCTAAGTGCAATGCCTTGTTTTTGCAGATCTATCACACCTAAACCACCAAGGTATTTAGGTCGGCAT from Triticum aestivum cultivar Chinese Spring chromosome 4A, IWGSC CS RefSeq v2.1, whole genome shotgun sequence harbors:
- the LOC123087001 gene encoding growth-regulating factor 6, with translation MDLGGVLMAAADAGVGGGELGMLGSRLLKHGRGNAAAAEADERHEHGWGGGRPAAKQARVAGDSDAVSEAVKAAAPYLLGTCSPGHGREKMLSFSSSQQPPSCPSAAAAAQAALPLYYGTPASCLGLSSVSLSASIQGAMARVRGPFTPSQWMELEHQALIYKYLAANIAVPHSLLVPIRRSVTSLYPSAYFGSSTLGWGPFQLGYSGSADLEPGRCRRTDGKKWRCSRDAVADQKYCERHMNRGRHRSRKHVEGQPGHAAKAMPATVAAAAAQPGALATGGGGGATAGAAICHEQQPLKSYSASTIDPCSLQYNREMASKQQHECEQVQDSDTLSMLTSMSARNTNTGSMFPFSKEHHNHNPFEVTSSRPDYGLVSSDSLMSSPHSSLENVNLLTSQRALSSEQQSSLSLQHFADWPRTPSQQGQGGGGLSWPDAENMQLAHQRTQQLSVSAAPMASSDLSSASTSPIHEKLMLSPLKLSREYSPIGLSVAATAAAAAKDEGEANWMPMFRDSSMGGPLGEALNKNNGGNMEAKNYLSASLNLMTDAWDSSPLESSPVGVLQRTAFGSVSSSTGSSPRQEYHGVYDGNPRDDLGSIVVNHPSIRLM